One window from the genome of Paracoccus marcusii encodes:
- the der gene encoding ribosome biogenesis GTPase Der, translating to MTFTLAIVGRPNVGKSTLFNRLVGKKLALVDDQPGVTRDIREGAGRLGDLRFVVIDSAGLEMAEDDSLQGRMRRLTERAVDEADICLFVVDARIGITAADEYFAEILRRRAKHVIVAANKSEGRAGEAGAMEAYALGLGEPLRISAEHGEGMDDLYGVLMPLADRIEAERPAPIEAVTDLDLSEEDAESGEGSEDWRPSEARPLQIAVIGRPNAGKSTLINKILGQDRLLTGPEAGITRDSISVTTNFMGTPMRIFDTAGMRKRARVTEKLEKLSVADGLRAVRFAEVVVVLLDVEIPFETQDLRIADFAETEGRAVVIAVNKWDTEDDKSHKLNEMRASFEKLLPQLRGAPLITVSAKTGKGLDRLHNAVIKAHEVWNRRVPTARLNQWLGAMTESHPPPAPGGRRIRLRYMTQVKTRPPAFIVKSTHTDQIPTSYQRYLINGLRTDFDMPGTPIRLFFRDQGGENPYKAKATKIVQSGALSKHKHRQKPKGS from the coding sequence ATGACATTCACCCTTGCGATCGTCGGGCGGCCCAATGTGGGCAAGTCCACCCTGTTCAACCGTCTGGTTGGCAAGAAACTTGCGCTGGTCGATGACCAGCCCGGCGTGACCCGCGACATCCGCGAGGGCGCGGGCCGCCTTGGCGACCTGCGCTTTGTCGTGATCGACAGTGCGGGCCTGGAGATGGCCGAGGATGACAGCCTTCAGGGGCGCATGCGCCGCCTGACCGAACGCGCCGTTGACGAGGCCGACATCTGCCTGTTCGTCGTCGATGCGCGCATCGGCATCACCGCGGCCGACGAGTATTTCGCCGAGATCCTGCGCCGCCGCGCCAAGCACGTCATCGTCGCCGCCAACAAGTCCGAGGGCCGTGCCGGAGAGGCGGGGGCCATGGAGGCTTATGCCCTTGGCCTGGGCGAGCCCCTGCGCATCTCGGCCGAGCATGGCGAGGGGATGGACGACCTTTACGGCGTGCTGATGCCCCTGGCCGACAGGATCGAGGCCGAGCGTCCCGCCCCTATCGAGGCCGTGACCGACCTGGACCTGTCCGAGGAGGACGCCGAATCGGGCGAGGGTTCCGAGGACTGGCGCCCGTCCGAGGCCCGCCCCCTGCAGATCGCCGTGATCGGCCGCCCCAATGCGGGCAAGTCGACGTTGATCAACAAGATCCTGGGACAGGACCGCCTGCTGACCGGGCCCGAGGCCGGGATCACCCGCGATTCGATCAGCGTGACCACAAACTTCATGGGCACGCCCATGCGCATCTTCGACACGGCCGGCATGCGCAAGCGCGCCCGCGTGACCGAGAAGCTGGAGAAGCTGTCGGTGGCCGACGGCCTGCGGGCCGTGCGCTTCGCCGAGGTCGTCGTCGTCCTGCTGGACGTCGAGATCCCCTTCGAGACCCAGGATCTGCGCATCGCCGATTTCGCCGAGACCGAGGGGCGCGCCGTCGTCATTGCCGTCAACAAGTGGGACACCGAGGACGACAAGTCCCACAAGCTGAACGAGATGCGCGCCAGTTTCGAAAAGCTGCTGCCGCAGCTGCGTGGCGCGCCGCTGATCACCGTGTCGGCCAAGACCGGCAAGGGGCTGGACCGCCTGCACAATGCCGTCATCAAGGCGCATGAGGTCTGGAACCGCCGCGTGCCGACCGCCCGCCTGAATCAGTGGCTGGGTGCGATGACCGAAAGCCATCCGCCCCCGGCCCCCGGTGGCCGCCGCATCCGCCTGCGCTACATGACGCAGGTCAAGACGCGTCCGCCCGCGTTCATCGTGAAATCGACCCATACCGACCAGATCCCCACCAGCTATCAGCGATATCTGATCAACGGGCTGCGGACCGATTTCGACATGCCCGGCACGCCGATCCGCCTGTTCTTCCGCGATCAGGGCGGCGAGAACCCCTACAAGGCCAAGGCTACCAAGATCGTGCAGTCTGGTGCGCTGTCCAAGCACAAGCATCGCCAGAAACCCAAGGGCAGCTGA
- a CDS encoding SoxS protein, whose product MPILSRRTVLMGAAAVMLPLGVRAAPPSGWRLMMVESPACHHCRAWHAQIGPGYATSAAGRAAPILHVDVDGPYPDGLALARRPWITPTFLLLSDGSEAGRIEGYVGQRYFYPVLEEMMRGAGLTLSA is encoded by the coding sequence ATGCCCATCCTGTCCCGCCGCACCGTCCTGATGGGCGCCGCGGCCGTGATGCTGCCCCTGGGGGTGCGGGCTGCGCCGCCGTCGGGCTGGCGGCTGATGATGGTCGAATCGCCCGCCTGCCACCATTGCCGCGCCTGGCATGCGCAGATCGGGCCGGGCTATGCGACCTCGGCCGCGGGGCGGGCCGCGCCGATCCTGCATGTCGACGTGGATGGCCCCTATCCCGATGGGCTGGCACTGGCACGGCGACCCTGGATCACGCCCACCTTCTTGCTGCTGTCGGACGGATCCGAGGCGGGCCGGATCGAGGGTTATGTCGGCCAGCGCTATTTCTATCCCGTGCTGGAGGAGATGATGCGCGGTGCGGGACTGACACTAAGCGCGTGA
- the serS gene encoding serine--tRNA ligase encodes MHDIRAIRDNPDAFEAALNRRGLTGLTAQILSLDEARRDKISMAETAQAEQNKASKAVGAAKAAGDEIEFENLRRRIAVTKATVSVMQAEAADLDAQLRDLLLGIPNLPLDRVPEGRDEDDNVELRRWGTPAALDFAPVEHFQIAGVVPGMDFQTGAKLSGSRFVVLKGAVARIHRALAQFMVDLHVDQHGLEETWTPVLVLEQMMLGTGQLPKFGEDSYLTREGYWLIPTSEVTLTNTVNGDLLDQAALPRRMVAHSQCFRSEAGSAGRDTTGMLRQHQFEKVEMVSITDADTGLAEHDRMTRCAEAVLEALELPYRTMILCTGDMGAGARITHDLEVWLPGQDRYREISSVSYCGDYQGRRMNARYRPAGGGKPEFVHTLNGSGLAVGRALIAVLENGQQADGSVRLPAVLHSYLKGATTLTAQGSLA; translated from the coding sequence ATGCATGACATCCGTGCGATCCGTGACAATCCCGATGCCTTCGAGGCGGCGCTGAACCGCCGCGGGCTGACCGGCCTGACCGCGCAGATCCTGTCGCTGGACGAGGCCCGCCGCGACAAAATAAGCATGGCCGAAACTGCTCAAGCCGAGCAAAATAAAGCCAGCAAAGCTGTTGGCGCAGCCAAGGCCGCTGGCGATGAAATAGAATTTGAGAATCTGCGCAGACGAATTGCGGTTACGAAAGCCACTGTATCGGTCATGCAGGCCGAAGCCGCCGATCTGGACGCGCAGCTGCGCGACCTACTGCTGGGCATTCCGAACCTGCCGCTGGACCGTGTCCCCGAGGGCCGGGACGAGGACGACAATGTCGAACTGCGCCGGTGGGGCACGCCTGCGGCCCTGGACTTTGCCCCGGTCGAGCATTTCCAGATCGCCGGCGTCGTGCCGGGCATGGATTTCCAGACCGGCGCCAAGCTGTCCGGCAGCCGCTTCGTCGTGCTGAAGGGGGCGGTCGCGCGCATCCATCGCGCGCTGGCGCAGTTCATGGTCGACCTGCATGTCGACCAGCACGGGCTGGAGGAGACCTGGACCCCGGTCCTGGTGCTGGAACAGATGATGCTGGGCACCGGCCAGCTGCCCAAGTTCGGAGAGGACAGCTATCTGACCCGCGAAGGGTACTGGCTGATCCCCACATCCGAGGTGACGCTGACGAACACCGTGAACGGCGACCTGCTGGACCAGGCCGCCCTGCCCCGCCGCATGGTCGCCCACAGCCAGTGCTTCCGATCCGAGGCAGGCAGCGCGGGCCGCGACACCACCGGCATGCTGCGCCAGCACCAGTTCGAGAAGGTCGAGATGGTGTCGATCACCGACGCCGATACCGGTCTGGCCGAACATGACCGCATGACCCGCTGCGCCGAGGCCGTGCTGGAGGCGCTGGAGCTGCCCTATCGCACGATGATCCTGTGCACCGGCGACATGGGCGCGGGCGCGCGCATCACCCACGACCTGGAGGTCTGGCTGCCGGGCCAGGACCGCTATCGCGAGATCAGCAGCGTCAGCTATTGCGGCGACTATCAGGGACGGCGGATGAACGCGCGCTATCGCCCGGCAGGCGGGGGCAAGCCGGAATTCGTGCACACCCTGAACGGGTCCGGCCTGGCCGTCGGGCGCGCGCTGATCGCGGTGCTGGAAAACGGCCAGCAGGCCGACGGATCGGTCCGCCTGCCCGCGGTCCTGCACTCCTATCTGAAGGGCGCAACCACGCTGACCGCCCAGGGATCGCTGGCCTGA